A window of Bacillus sp. DX3.1 genomic DNA:
AGGCAGCGAAAAAGTTAACGGTTAAAGAAGGCGAAAGTGTAAAACAATATGGTTTTTCAATGCTGAATTACGGATGGTTCTTTGAAGAATTGTTAGCAACACAAGGTGGTTTATATGTGGATAAAGAAAACGGGCGTAAAGATGCAGCAACGAAAGCTGTATTCAATGGAAAAGAAGGACAAAAAGTATTTGGTTTACTAGATGAGATGAACAAGGCTGGTACACTTGGTAAATATGGAGCAAGTTGGGACGATGTTCGTGCGGCTTTCCAATCTGGACAAGTTGCGATGTATTTAGACTCTTCAGCCGGTGTTCGTGACGTAATTAATGCATCTAAATTTAATGTTGGTGTTGCTTACATTCCATACCCAGAGGATGTAAAACAAAACGGAGTTGTCGTTGGCGGAGCGTCATTATGGATGACAAATATGGTTGCTGAAGAAACGCAACAAGGTGCTTGGGACTTTATGAAATATTTGACGAAACCAGATGTACAAGCAAAATGGCATACGGAAACAGGTTACTTTTCAATCAATCCAGATGCCTATAAAGAGCCTTTAGTGAAAGAGCAGTATGAAAAGTACCCACAGTTAAAAGTAACTGTAGATCAGTTACAAGCAACAAAACCGTCTGTCGCAACACAAGGTGCACTTATTAGTGTATTACCTGAATCCCGCGATGCAGTTGTAAAAGCGTTAGAAGCCATGTATGAAGGGAAAAGTAGTAAAGAAGCGCTAGATGAAGCTGCCAAAGCAACGGATCGTGCCATTAGTATTTCGAATCGCACAAGTCAAAAATAAAGTGAAACTTCGATTAGTGGGGGGGAATACTGCCCATTAATGCGGAATAAATAAAAACCGTATCCTTATACAGGGTACGGTTTTTGTATTAGGGAGATAAGGGATCAAAAGAATGAGGAAACCTTATCTCTTTTTATGTGATTGTATGGTTCATAAGGATTTTTCCTCGTTTCATTATTGATTTAACTCCATTGCTACTTGTTTTCCATTTACGAAAACCTCTATCACTGCTACGACAACTTCCATCATTTTTTTCATCTCTCATCTCTCCCTTGTTTGTTGTTTTATTTCTTACTTTTAGTATAGATGAGAGAGCATAGAGTAACTATCGAAGTAGGTGACAGAGAGATTACAGTGTTGTAAGAATAAACTGCCCGCAAATAGCGGGATAAATGGAGATTGCGGAACTATATAAATACAAATAAAAAAAACGACATAAAACTCTTCTTTTTAGGTGGTAGAGAGCATCCGTTCATGCATAGAGGCGGTCAGTTCCTTTTCCTGCCCAGACACAGTGAAAACAAAGAGAGAAAACGAGTGCAAGTCACCTTTTGTTATCCATAGTCGCGGCTTATATGTCGAAAAATCAAAATGGATATATATAGTAGATAAGGCACTAATTTTCATATGCAACAAAAAAACAGAAAAGCTGCAAGTAATGATAGAGAAATTTATAGGATAATGGCATAAAATAAGTAAGGTAGATTTCAAATATAGTACAGAAGAAATAAGGGAGACAATGAAGGGATGAGGAAAAGAAAAGAACTGCTAAGTTTATGGAAAACGATTACATTTCTCGTATGCACCGTTGTCGCACTTTCTTTGCTTGTAACAGATATATTGATTAGTCATAATGTTGAGCGTACGACAGAAGAAAGCCAAGCAGAAAAAGCAAAAACGATTGCTCGTATTGTAGCAAATTCACCGCTTGTGATTGAAGCTTTAACGGGAAGACAAGATGTTTCTGAAATTCAAGCATATACGAATCAACTTTTAGAAAATACAGATGTTCAATTTATTGTGGTGATGGATATGAATGGAATTCGAAAATCTCATCCTAATCCTCAAAAAATCGGTCACCATTTTGTTGGGGGAGATGAAGGCGCAGCCTTGAAAGGAAAAGAACACGTATCAATGGCAGAAGGAACATTAGGGATTTCCATGCGCGTGTTTGTACCGATCTTTTCTGATACGAGAGAACAAATTGGTGTGGTTGCTGTTGGGATTTCAGCTGACAATGTGAAAGAGCGGATTAAGGAAAGCAGGCATATTATTTATGTTGGCGTTGGGATAGGGATTTTAGTTGGCATAATTGGAGCCATTCTATTAGCTAGACATATTAAGAAAATTTTATTTGGACTCGAACCTAGTGAAATTGCAAAGATTTTAGAAGAACGGAATACGATGCTACAATCTGTTAAAGAAGGAATTATTGCTGTCGATAAAGATGCAAGAGTTACTTTAATTAATAACGAAGCGAAGCGATTATTTAAGAAAAGCGGAATCGAAGAAGATTTTATTGGAAAAGATGTTGAAAAGTATATGCCTAACTCCTGTATAAAAGAAGTATTACAAACAGGGCAAGCACAATTACATGAAGAACAAAATCTTTATGGGATTACAATCGTTACGAATCGAGTTCCTTTATACGTTAAAGGAGAAATTGTTGGCGTAATTGCAACGTTTCGTGATAAAACAGAAATTAGGAAATTAGCAGAGCAGTTGACGGGTATTCGACTTTATGCAGAAGCGTTGCGGGCACAATCTCATGAATTTATGAATAAGATGCACGTCGTATTAGGACTGACACATATGAAACAGTATGAAGAATTAGAGAAATATATTAGCAGCATGGTGTCGGAGCATCAATATGAAATTGGTGGTGTGATGCGGAAAATAAAAAATCCTGTGTTTGCAGGGTTTATGCTCGGTAAACTTAGCTATGCGAGGGAAAAGGGCATACAGCTTATCGTAAGCGAAAATTCTTATTTACCAGAGCCAGATGATGAAAGTATCATTCATGAACTGATTACAATTGTCGGGAATTTAATCGATAATGCATTAGATGCGGTGATGAACTGTGAACGGAAGCAAGTACATGTTTCTATTCATTATCAGGATAAGTTAATTATTACAGTACAAGATACAGGAAATGGAATTCGAAAAGATGAAATCGACAAAGTATTCGTCAAAGGATATTCCACAAAAGGAGAAAATCGAGGTTATGGTTTATATCTTGTAAATGACAGTATAAAGCGAATAAAAGGAAACATACATGTTGATTCATTGTTAGGGAAGGGAACGACAATTACAATTGAGACACCATACAAAAGTAGGGATGAGATAGGAACATGATCAAAGTTTTGATTGTAGAAGATGATCCGATGGTAGCGATGTTAAATAAGCATTATTTAGAGCAAGTGGGAGGATTTGAACTTGTTCATGTAGCAAATTCTGTGAAAGAAGCAGTAGAAATACTAGAGAAATCGCCTATAGATTTCATACTGCTTGATATTTTTATGCCTGGTGATACAGGGTTTGAATTGTTAATGCATATTCGGAATCAGGAAAAAGAAATTGATGTTATGATGATTTCAGCTGTGCATGATATGGGGAGTATTAAAAAAGCACTGCAATATGGAGTTGTCGATTATTTAATTAAGCCATTTACATTTGAAAGATTTAAAGAAGCGCTAACTGTATATCGAGAGAAATTTACATTTATGAAAGCACAGCAGAACATTAACCAATCTGAACTAGATGCATTGATTTTACAAAAAGAAAAAGTAGAATCTCATGTAAATAAAGAACTTCCAAAAGGATTAACAAAACAAACATTGCAGTTGATTTGGAAGCAAATAGAATTGCTACGTGGACAAGCATTTACAACAGATGAAATGGCACAATTAGTTGGAATCTCAAGGGTATCTATTCGCAAATATGTATTGTTTTTAACTGAAATTGGGGCACTAGAAAATGAAATGGTCTATCAACATGTGGGAAGACCAGTAAGTAAACTGCGTTGCATCGATGAAAACAAAATACATTTGTATGTATAAGTGTATGTTCAAAAAGGAGGATAAAGAGAGCCGAGCAGTTCGAGGCACGGAAGCCAGGAGGATACGGAGTGTAGATGGAACTACATGAGTACCGGACTGGCGACGTAACGAAGAAATGCGACAGCTATCTTTACCGGACTTTTTGAAATTCCTGTATAAGCGGCTTATGTAAGCCGCTTATACTTTTTTTAATTACAAAAGTAGTTACAAAACTTACAAAACCTATTTTTAATATTGAAAGCGTTTTAATATTGTAAATAAGAATATAAGGGGGTGCCTGTATGGGGATTCAAAATAAAGTGGAAACGGTGTCATTTGTGGAAACGGCAGAGCCAAAACACGAATCTTTCGTTTCTAAAATCATGAATATTAAAATTGGTGTTATACCTTTACCATTATATCTCGTGTTAGCGGCTATTATTTATGGAGCATCTGTATATAATAAATTGCCTGCTGATATGATTGGTGGATTTGCAGTCATTATGATTATGGGGATTTT
This region includes:
- a CDS encoding ABC transporter substrate-binding protein, coding for MRFWKKGAAVMMAATMALSAAACSSSKTEGKSEAKKKITSVEKNGDKTVIRFWHAMGGKTQGVLDGIVADYNKSQNKYEIKAEFQGSYEESLTKFKNITASKESPALVQSSEITTKYMIDSKKITPIDSWIKKDKYDTSKLEKAITNYYSVDGKMYSMPFNSSTPVLIYNKDAFTKAGLDPEKAPKTYAELKEAAKKLTVKEGESVKQYGFSMLNYGWFFEELLATQGGLYVDKENGRKDAATKAVFNGKEGQKVFGLLDEMNKAGTLGKYGASWDDVRAAFQSGQVAMYLDSSAGVRDVINASKFNVGVAYIPYPEDVKQNGVVVGGASLWMTNMVAEETQQGAWDFMKYLTKPDVQAKWHTETGYFSINPDAYKEPLVKEQYEKYPQLKVTVDQLQATKPSVATQGALISVLPESRDAVVKALEAMYEGKSSKEALDEAAKATDRAISISNRTSQK
- a CDS encoding response regulator; this encodes MIKVLIVEDDPMVAMLNKHYLEQVGGFELVHVANSVKEAVEILEKSPIDFILLDIFMPGDTGFELLMHIRNQEKEIDVMMISAVHDMGSIKKALQYGVVDYLIKPFTFERFKEALTVYREKFTFMKAQQNINQSELDALILQKEKVESHVNKELPKGLTKQTLQLIWKQIELLRGQAFTTDEMAQLVGISRVSIRKYVLFLTEIGALENEMVYQHVGRPVSKLRCIDENKIHLYV
- a CDS encoding sensor histidine kinase, producing the protein MRKRKELLSLWKTITFLVCTVVALSLLVTDILISHNVERTTEESQAEKAKTIARIVANSPLVIEALTGRQDVSEIQAYTNQLLENTDVQFIVVMDMNGIRKSHPNPQKIGHHFVGGDEGAALKGKEHVSMAEGTLGISMRVFVPIFSDTREQIGVVAVGISADNVKERIKESRHIIYVGVGIGILVGIIGAILLARHIKKILFGLEPSEIAKILEERNTMLQSVKEGIIAVDKDARVTLINNEAKRLFKKSGIEEDFIGKDVEKYMPNSCIKEVLQTGQAQLHEEQNLYGITIVTNRVPLYVKGEIVGVIATFRDKTEIRKLAEQLTGIRLYAEALRAQSHEFMNKMHVVLGLTHMKQYEELEKYISSMVSEHQYEIGGVMRKIKNPVFAGFMLGKLSYAREKGIQLIVSENSYLPEPDDESIIHELITIVGNLIDNALDAVMNCERKQVHVSIHYQDKLIITVQDTGNGIRKDEIDKVFVKGYSTKGENRGYGLYLVNDSIKRIKGNIHVDSLLGKGTTITIETPYKSRDEIGT